Proteins found in one Massilia sp. H6 genomic segment:
- a CDS encoding long-chain-fatty-acid--CoA ligase — MDKFWLKSYEEGVPAEIDPTQYRSLKHLLEEAFRKYADRKAYACMGKSLSYAELDRLSAHMAAWLQGRGLKPGARVAIMLPNVLQYPVAMAAVLRAGYVIVNVNPLYTPRELQHQLIDSGAEAIVVLENFAHTLEQVIANTSVKHVVVGTMGDLLGGLKGMLVNLVVRKVKKMVPAYSLPGAISFKRMLADSATLALKPVTIGHDDIAFLQYTGGTTGVSKGAVLLHRQVIANVLQNEAWFAPTLAKIKPGEQAQFACALPLYHIYALTVCALLGLRVGGMNLLIPNPRDIPGFIKELGNYRINIFPAVNTLYNGLVNNPEFAKLDFSGLLMCPGGGMAVQKAVADKWLRITGIPIVEGYGLSETSPVVTANRCDINEFTGTIGLPLPSTEIRILDEAGNEVPFGTAGEIGVRGPQVMAGYWQRDDETAKVMTAEGFFKTGDIGIMDEQGYTRIVDRKKDMILVSGFNVYPNEIEGVVAAHPGVLEVACVGVPDKNSGEAVKLYIVRKDANLSSEDIIAYCKEQFTGYKRPKYVEFRETLPKTNVGKILRRELRDEKAPG, encoded by the coding sequence ATGGACAAGTTTTGGCTCAAGTCGTATGAGGAAGGCGTACCCGCGGAGATCGACCCGACGCAGTACCGCTCCCTGAAGCACCTGCTCGAAGAAGCGTTCCGCAAGTATGCCGACCGCAAGGCCTACGCGTGCATGGGCAAGTCTTTGAGCTACGCCGAACTCGACCGCCTGTCTGCTCACATGGCCGCCTGGCTGCAGGGGCGCGGCCTGAAGCCCGGTGCGCGGGTCGCCATCATGCTGCCGAACGTGCTGCAATATCCGGTGGCGATGGCCGCGGTGCTGCGCGCCGGCTATGTCATTGTCAACGTCAATCCGCTGTACACGCCGCGCGAATTGCAGCACCAGTTGATCGATTCCGGCGCCGAAGCCATCGTCGTGCTCGAGAACTTCGCGCACACGCTGGAACAGGTCATCGCCAACACCAGCGTCAAGCACGTGGTGGTCGGCACCATGGGCGACCTGCTGGGCGGCTTGAAGGGCATGCTGGTCAACCTGGTGGTGCGCAAGGTCAAGAAGATGGTGCCGGCGTATTCGTTGCCGGGCGCGATCAGCTTCAAGCGCATGCTGGCCGACAGTGCCACCCTGGCCTTGAAGCCGGTCACCATCGGCCATGACGACATCGCTTTCTTGCAGTACACCGGCGGCACCACCGGCGTGTCGAAAGGCGCGGTGCTGCTGCATCGCCAGGTGATCGCCAACGTCTTGCAGAACGAAGCCTGGTTCGCGCCGACGCTGGCCAAGATCAAGCCGGGCGAGCAGGCGCAGTTCGCCTGCGCGCTGCCGCTGTACCACATCTATGCGCTGACCGTGTGCGCGCTGCTCGGCCTGCGCGTGGGCGGCATGAATCTGCTCATTCCGAATCCGCGCGACATCCCGGGCTTCATCAAAGAGCTGGGCAACTACCGCATCAATATCTTCCCGGCCGTGAACACGCTGTACAACGGCCTGGTGAACAACCCCGAGTTCGCCAAGCTCGATTTCTCGGGACTGCTGATGTGCCCGGGCGGCGGCATGGCGGTGCAAAAGGCGGTGGCCGACAAATGGCTGAGAATCACCGGCATCCCGATCGTCGAAGGCTACGGCTTGTCCGAGACGTCGCCGGTGGTAACAGCCAACCGCTGCGACATCAATGAATTTACCGGCACCATCGGCCTGCCGTTGCCTTCGACCGAGATCCGCATCCTGGACGAAGCCGGCAACGAAGTCCCGTTCGGCACCGCCGGCGAGATCGGCGTGCGCGGTCCGCAGGTGATGGCCGGCTACTGGCAACGCGACGATGAAACCGCCAAGGTCATGACCGCCGAAGGCTTCTTCAAGACCGGCGACATCGGCATCATGGACGAGCAGGGCTACACCCGCATTGTCGACCGCAAGAAGGACATGATCCTGGTGTCGGGCTTTAACGTGTACCCGAACGAGATCGAAGGCGTGGTAGCGGCCCATCCGGGCGTGCTCGAAGTGGCCTGCGTCGGCGTGCCGGACAAGAACTCGGGCGAGGCGGTAAAGCTGTACATCGTGCGCAAGGATGCGAACCTGAGCAGCGAGGACATCATTGCCTACTGCAAGGAACAGTTCACCGGCTACAAGCGTCCGAAATACGTCGAGTTCCGCGAGACGCTGCCGAAGACGAACGTCGGCAAGATTTTGCGGCGTGAGCTGCGCGATGAGAAAGCGCCAGGCTGA